One Xenopus tropicalis strain Nigerian chromosome 8, UCB_Xtro_10.0, whole genome shotgun sequence genomic window carries:
- the cfap126 gene encoding protein Flattop produces the protein MATHYSANQYQSAFTPKQLQSWNVPKAYKERPSDHDGYTQFIANERGHLLPGVPRSQKNPWGTFIGTWDLPTKIPPSKVSLTSRSAVASRRLTNWIQNSEALLSACNGLHPHISGKASGQTHSLRDSSEETQQEKAKQTSPSRPGSQTGQP, from the exons TACCAGAGCGCTTTCACCCCCAAACAGCTTCAGAGTTGGAATGTTCCCAAGGCATACAAGGAG CGCCCCTCCGACCATGACGGCTACACGCAGTTCATAGCCAATGAGCGGGGCCACTTGCTTCCCGGGGTCCCCCGGTCACAG AAGAACCCATGGGGGACCTTTATAGGGACCTGGGATCTGCCCACCAAAATCCCCCCCTCCAAGGTGAGTCTGACATCCCGCTCAGCAGTGGCCTCCCGGCGCCTCACCAACTGGATCCAGAACTCAGAAGCGCTGCTCAGCGCCTGCAATGGACTCCACCCGCACATCTCCGGCAAG gctTCAGGGCAGACACACAGCCTGAGGGACAGCAGTGAGGAGACGCAGCAAGAAAAGGCCAAGCAAACATCCCCTTCCCGACCTGGGAGCCAGACGGGGCAGCCCTAG